The Gadus macrocephalus chromosome 20, ASM3116895v1 genome includes a region encoding these proteins:
- the LOC132448563 gene encoding uncharacterized protein LOC132448563, with amino-acid sequence MGQENRVDGKRFMLVAVDRFTRWVEAIPVKKEDGKTVIKWLTQELIPRWGYPKLICSDNGTHFANAHLQEVETYIGLKHRFGSVYHPQSQGLVERANQTIKNQLTKILRNNRLEKSRDSTEEVETRTLGRMQVNQLTGKVKEKTAGKKMTWVTALPLALMAIRPSPSNTTLLSPHELVTGRPMQGPYSPPSKGPPSDRFDEVMQEYLQALTQASLRLYSQITDQKPSDPEDPSPTSVTPGEWIWVKKHHRKTLEDRWEGPYKVLLATPFSVSVEDRRGAQWHHLSRCRKADTPGRSWTETLTDLAALQAKDKHSSSQDDGPQRALGKVPGRIPSGSPVPRRSGRQHRQHQMGPWPGHWLDCNPSSWSWPRTPVLVTQ; translated from the exons ATGGGACAAGAGAACAGAGTTGACGGAAAACGGTTTATGTTAGTAGCCGTCGACAGGTTCACTAGATGGGTAGAAGCAATTCCGGTTAAAAAAGAGGACGGGAAAACAGTCATCAAATGGTTAACACAGGAACTCATTCCCCGCTGGGGATACCCAAAGCTTATCTGCTCAGATAATGGTACCCACTTCGCCAACGCCCACCTTCAGGAGGTGGAAACATACATAGGACTCAAACATAGATTCGGCTCAGTATATCACCCCCAATCGCAAGGCCTGGTAGAACGAGCAAACCAGACAATCAAAAATCAATTAACAAAAATACTCAGAAACAACAGACTGGAGAAATCTAGGGACAGCACAGAGGAGGTAGAAACTCGAACCTTAGGACGCATGCAGGTGAATCAGCTGACAGGGAAAGTTAAAGAAAAGACAGCAGGGAAGAAGATGACCTGGGTGACAGCTCTGCCATTGGCATTAATGGCCATAAGACCCTCTCCTTCTAACACCacccttctcagcccccatgaaTTAGTCACAGGACGTCCCATGCAAGGACCATACAGCCCACCATCCAAAGGACCCCCATCTGACAGGTTTGATGAAGTAATGCAGGAGTACCTGCAAGCACTAACTCAAGCTTCTTTAAGGTTGTATTCCCAGATCACAGACCAGAAGCCGTCCGATCCAGAGGATCCTTCACCAACGTCGGTGACACCTGGCGAGTGGATCTGGGTGAAAAAACACCATCGAAAGACCCTAGAAGACCGGTGGGAGGGGCCATACAAGGTACTCTTGGCCACACCCTTTTCTGTTTCTGTAGAAGACCGACGCGGGGCCCAGTGGCACCACCTGAGCCGGTGCCGCAAAGCAGATACTCCTGGCAGATCGTGGACTGAGACCCTGACCGACCTAGCTGCACTCCAAGCCAAGGACAAACACTCCTCATCCCAAGACGATGGGCCACAGCGTGCCCTTGGAAAAGTACCTGGTAGGATTCCTTCTGGTAGTCCTGTTCCAAGAAGGAGCGGGAGACAACATCGCCAG caccaGATGGGTCCGTGGCCAGGGCATTGGCTGGACTGCAATCCCTCAAGTTGGAGTTGGCCGAGAACTCCGGTATTGGTGACCCAAtag